Proteins from one Paenibacillus sp. J23TS9 genomic window:
- a CDS encoding ABC transporter permease, whose amino-acid sequence MKRSKWVNVARELKGNKLGIAAVILLLVITLAAIFAFLSSKDPNQINALERLKPPGQGHWFGTDDYGRDTFARALYGGRVSLMVGFLSMIIATAIGVTVGIISGYFGGWIDSLLMRFLDIIMSIPSFLILLLLSVYLKPSVGNIIIIISLLMWMSISRVVRAETMALKQREYVLYAKASGQSSFGIIWKHILPGLLSVIIVSATNNIASAIMMESSLSFLGFGVHQPDATWGSMLNGAQGYIAQAPYMAVFPGLLIFLTVLCFNILGDILRIGLEPKLGKR is encoded by the coding sequence ATGAAACGGAGTAAATGGGTTAATGTAGCCCGTGAGCTTAAGGGAAACAAGCTGGGGATCGCCGCCGTTATTCTGCTGCTTGTGATTACCCTGGCTGCGATATTTGCATTTTTGTCCTCCAAGGACCCGAACCAGATTAACGCTTTGGAGAGGCTGAAGCCGCCAGGTCAAGGACATTGGTTCGGTACCGATGATTATGGACGGGATACGTTTGCACGAGCGCTGTACGGTGGCCGCGTCTCGCTAATGGTTGGTTTCTTATCGATGATTATCGCAACGGCGATCGGCGTAACCGTCGGCATTATTAGCGGTTATTTCGGCGGATGGATTGACAGCCTGCTGATGCGCTTTTTGGATATTATCATGTCTATTCCGTCTTTTCTGATCTTGCTGCTGCTCAGCGTGTACTTGAAGCCGAGCGTGGGCAACATTATTATTATTATTTCACTGCTCATGTGGATGAGCATCTCCCGGGTAGTCCGGGCAGAGACGATGGCGCTCAAACAGAGGGAGTATGTTCTGTATGCCAAAGCATCGGGTCAAAGCTCATTCGGGATCATCTGGAAGCATATATTACCTGGTCTGCTTTCCGTTATCATTGTTAGTGCAACCAATAACATCGCTTCGGCGATTATGATGGAATCATCCCTCAGCTTTCTCGGCTTTGGCGTGCATCAGCCGGATGCGACATGGGGCAGCATGCTGAACGGGGCGCAAGGCTATATTGCTCAAGCGCCTTATATGGCAGTGTTCCCGGGTCTGCTGATCTTCCTGACGGTACTCTGCTTTAATATACTCGGTGATATTCTGCGTATCGGTCTAGAACCGAAGCTTGGCAAAAGATAA
- a CDS encoding sensor histidine kinase produces the protein MIKDKPLFLLLLFRIVIVLIVAVDVVTRYELSTVVKAAAIAGILAIQANDFGRATLPLFKRNRAWYILSMVVSIIGIGLYMIFFDSPGADLYYFFPLAEMFLYSARLEVGLVIVHILVFLTAMMMLKASVVSSVIPYMAMLMLVYLFRNNSLQRKRNVTLSAELLEANAKLKEITIVRERTRIAQELHDSIGHGLVAIRMHLEFAENTVDKKPEKSKEVIHKALSISQKSIADLRKAVSVLKEAKIPPVMHLQESLQDMIDSLRLAERLKFDLQFDPSVEDARPDIKQGVYNTVREAVTNGLKHGDAESFVIAVEKKGSLLHILVENDGAGCTHIHKSHGLRGMEERIDSLQGTVHFSSAGNRGFAVMAHIPYFTGSELN, from the coding sequence ATGATTAAAGATAAGCCCCTATTCCTGCTTCTGCTGTTCCGAATTGTGATCGTCCTCATTGTCGCCGTCGACGTTGTGACCCGCTACGAGCTATCAACGGTTGTTAAAGCCGCCGCCATTGCCGGTATTCTGGCTATCCAGGCGAATGATTTCGGGAGAGCCACCCTCCCCCTTTTTAAAAGAAACCGAGCCTGGTATATCCTTTCCATGGTTGTTAGCATCATCGGCATTGGTCTGTATATGATTTTCTTTGACAGTCCTGGGGCGGATCTCTATTATTTCTTCCCGCTTGCCGAAATGTTTCTATACAGCGCCCGATTGGAGGTTGGTCTGGTCATTGTGCATATTCTGGTGTTCCTGACGGCCATGATGATGCTCAAAGCCAGTGTGGTGAGCTCTGTCATTCCTTACATGGCCATGCTTATGCTCGTATATCTATTCCGCAACAATAGCCTGCAGCGCAAAAGGAACGTCACACTCAGTGCGGAGCTGCTCGAAGCCAATGCCAAATTGAAGGAAATCACCATTGTCAGGGAACGGACAAGGATCGCCCAGGAGCTTCATGACTCGATCGGTCATGGACTGGTTGCCATCCGGATGCACTTGGAGTTTGCCGAGAATACGGTGGACAAAAAGCCGGAGAAATCCAAAGAGGTCATTCACAAAGCCCTATCCATATCCCAAAAAAGCATTGCCGATCTCCGGAAGGCTGTTTCTGTTCTCAAGGAAGCTAAGATTCCTCCCGTGATGCATTTGCAGGAATCTCTTCAGGACATGATTGATAGCCTCCGGCTTGCCGAACGGCTGAAATTCGACCTGCAATTCGATCCATCCGTAGAGGATGCCCGCCCGGATATCAAACAAGGAGTGTATAATACCGTCCGGGAAGCCGTGACCAATGGATTGAAGCATGGAGATGCCGAATCCTTTGTGATCGCTGTCGAAAAAAAAGGCTCCCTGCTTCATATCCTTGTTGAAAATGACGGGGCCGGCTGCACGCATATCCATAAATCACATGGGCTTCGCGGAATGGAAGAACGTATTGACTCCCTGCAGGGAACCGTACACTTCTCATCCGCAGGTAACCGCGGGTTTGCCGTGATGGCCCATATTCCATATTTTACAGGTTCGGAGTTGAACTAA
- a CDS encoding ABC transporter ATP-binding protein, whose product MTKQLLSVDDLRVSFQTRDGQNQAVRGVSFQVGAGETVGIVGESGSGKSVTAKAIMGLIAPPGKITNGEVLFQGENLQELSENEWRKLRGNRIAMVFQDPMTSLNPVKTIGFQMAEVIRRHRGLGKKEAIQEAVEMLRKVGISEPERRVKQYPHEFSGGMRQRVMIAMALSCSPELLIADEPTTALDVTIQAQILDLLKQLKEQSDTAVLLITHDLGVVAQVCSRVVVMYGGMVMEEGTVEDIFYRTGHPYTQGLLRSVPKRVGANRERLVPIEGSPPDLIDPPAGCPFRERCPYAFEKCGELPPMAELGEGHRSLCWLVQDKSTLEQALAEGGTGK is encoded by the coding sequence ATGACTAAACAACTGCTAAGCGTGGATGATCTGAGAGTTTCATTCCAAACCCGTGACGGGCAGAACCAAGCGGTACGCGGTGTCAGCTTTCAAGTTGGCGCAGGCGAAACGGTAGGCATTGTTGGGGAATCCGGGAGCGGCAAGAGCGTGACGGCAAAAGCGATCATGGGTCTGATCGCCCCTCCAGGAAAGATAACGAATGGCGAAGTTCTTTTCCAGGGGGAGAACCTGCAGGAGTTAAGCGAGAATGAATGGCGCAAGCTGCGGGGAAATCGGATCGCCATGGTGTTCCAAGATCCGATGACTTCACTGAATCCGGTGAAAACGATCGGTTTTCAAATGGCGGAGGTTATCCGCCGCCACCGGGGGCTTGGGAAAAAAGAGGCGATTCAGGAAGCGGTAGAAATGCTGCGTAAGGTGGGCATCTCCGAGCCGGAGCGCCGCGTGAAGCAGTATCCGCATGAATTCAGCGGAGGTATGCGTCAGCGGGTCATGATCGCGATGGCCCTTTCTTGCAGTCCGGAGCTGCTGATTGCCGATGAACCGACAACGGCGCTCGACGTGACGATTCAGGCGCAAATTCTTGATTTGCTGAAGCAATTGAAGGAACAATCCGATACCGCAGTACTGCTCATCACCCATGATTTGGGAGTCGTTGCTCAGGTATGCTCCCGCGTCGTCGTCATGTACGGCGGAATGGTCATGGAAGAGGGAACGGTTGAGGATATTTTCTATCGTACGGGACATCCGTATACGCAAGGCTTGCTTCGTTCGGTACCGAAGCGTGTGGGCGCGAACAGGGAACGGCTGGTGCCCATTGAAGGCTCGCCGCCGGATCTGATTGATCCGCCCGCCGGCTGTCCGTTCAGAGAACGCTGCCCGTATGCTTTTGAGAAATGTGGGGAGCTTCCACCCATGGCGGAGCTTGGAGAAGGGCACCGGTCCCTTTGCTGGCTTGTGCAGGATAAGAGCACGCTGGAACAGGCATTGGCGGAGGGAGGAACAGGCAAATGA
- a CDS encoding ABC transporter ATP-binding protein, with protein sequence MSENIMVDVRNLKKHFTKGPEVLKAVDGVSFQIRKGETFGLVGESGSGKSTVGRCLIRLYDYTDGEVYFDGQKLSKLGDKQLKPFRRRIQTIFQDPYSSLNPGMSVLDLIGEPMDIHGIYKKADERKEFVAGLLEKVGLKREHLYRYPHEFSGGQRQRISIARALSVRPDFVVCDEPISALDVSVQAQVVNMLEDLQAEFGLTYLFIAHDLSMVRHISDRIGVMYRGRLVEVAESDELYDNPLHPYTKALLSSIPIPDPRTANERLAIKYEVPTTNEGTVPELREVSPGHFVADH encoded by the coding sequence ATGAGCGAAAATATCATGGTCGATGTACGGAATCTGAAGAAGCATTTTACAAAAGGCCCTGAAGTGCTGAAGGCTGTCGATGGTGTCAGCTTTCAGATCCGCAAGGGTGAAACGTTTGGCCTTGTAGGCGAATCCGGAAGCGGCAAATCAACGGTTGGACGCTGCCTGATCCGTTTGTATGATTATACGGACGGAGAGGTTTATTTTGACGGGCAGAAGCTGTCCAAGCTCGGAGATAAGCAGCTGAAGCCTTTCCGTCGGCGGATTCAAACGATTTTTCAGGACCCGTATTCCTCGTTGAATCCCGGCATGAGCGTGCTGGATCTGATCGGTGAGCCGATGGATATCCACGGCATCTATAAGAAGGCGGATGAGCGCAAAGAATTCGTCGCCGGCTTACTGGAAAAAGTCGGACTCAAGCGCGAGCATCTGTACCGTTATCCGCATGAATTCAGCGGCGGGCAGCGCCAGCGGATTTCGATTGCACGGGCCTTATCCGTGCGTCCTGACTTTGTTGTTTGTGATGAGCCGATTTCGGCGCTCGACGTATCCGTGCAGGCACAGGTCGTCAACATGCTGGAGGATTTGCAGGCCGAATTTGGTCTGACGTATCTGTTCATCGCGCATGATTTGTCCATGGTACGCCATATTTCCGACCGCATCGGAGTGATGTACAGAGGGCGCTTGGTGGAAGTGGCGGAAAGTGATGAGCTGTACGACAATCCGCTGCATCCGTATACGAAGGCGCTTCTCTCTTCCATTCCGATTCCCGATCCGCGCACGGCAAATGAGAGATTGGCGATTAAATATGAAGTGCCCACAACGAATGAGGGTACGGTGCCGGAACTGCGGGAAGTAAGTCCGGGCCATTTTGTGGCGGATCATTAA
- a CDS encoding YafY family protein, whose protein sequence is MKLDRLLAITMILLNQPRVSATELAARFEVSLRTIYRDMDAINQAGIPIVSFAGSDGGYEIMSGYRIDKQVLSLEDFSSICTALRGARSATDSTDIDGLLDRIGALMPAPGSLISISSGHVDLDFQPEPMVKEKITPIQQAAPDPVSVPR, encoded by the coding sequence ATGAAGCTGGACCGGCTGCTCGCCATTACCATGATTCTGTTAAATCAGCCCCGGGTCAGCGCAACCGAGCTGGCTGCACGCTTTGAGGTTTCCCTGAGAACGATCTATCGAGATATGGATGCGATTAACCAGGCCGGGATTCCGATCGTTTCTTTTGCCGGTTCGGATGGGGGATATGAGATTATGTCAGGCTACCGTATTGACAAACAGGTCCTATCCCTGGAGGATTTCTCATCGATTTGTACCGCCCTTCGCGGCGCGCGGTCGGCCACGGACAGCACGGACATTGACGGCCTGCTGGACCGAATCGGAGCATTAATGCCTGCACCTGGCAGCTTAATCAGCATAAGCAGCGGGCATGTCGATCTAGACTTTCAGCCCGAACCGATGGTGAAAGAGAAAATCACGCCCATTCAGCAGGCAGCACCTGATCCGGTTTCAGTACCTCGATAA
- a CDS encoding response regulator transcription factor: MRVMIADDQGIVRDGLNMILSLYEEINVIAEAANGEELLALLQSQVPDVILMDIRMPVMNGIDATKIVKQQYPGVKVLILTTFNEDEYIFSGLKNGADGYILKDTSSKEMIKAIHAAYEGNLLLQPEITNRIIQALHTTDNTAAMSGSESKVQKDLTLLLTPREIEVAEQILQGKSNKAIGDALFLAEGTVKNYVSHILDKLELSSRAELILYLQNN; encoded by the coding sequence ATCCGAGTAATGATTGCCGACGACCAAGGGATTGTGAGAGACGGCTTAAACATGATTTTGAGCTTATATGAGGAAATCAATGTGATTGCGGAGGCCGCCAATGGGGAAGAGCTTCTCGCTCTGCTGCAAAGCCAGGTTCCTGACGTGATTCTTATGGATATCCGCATGCCTGTCATGAACGGAATTGATGCAACCAAAATCGTAAAACAGCAGTATCCGGGCGTAAAAGTGCTTATCCTGACCACCTTTAATGAGGATGAGTATATTTTCAGCGGTCTGAAAAATGGCGCCGACGGCTATATTTTGAAAGACACAAGCTCCAAGGAAATGATTAAAGCTATCCACGCCGCTTATGAAGGCAATTTGCTGCTCCAGCCGGAAATTACAAACCGGATTATTCAAGCACTTCATACCACTGACAATACCGCAGCCATGAGCGGAAGTGAGTCTAAGGTTCAAAAGGATCTGACCCTGCTGTTGACTCCAAGGGAGATTGAGGTCGCTGAGCAGATTTTGCAGGGGAAAAGCAATAAAGCTATCGGTGATGCGTTATTTTTGGCAGAAGGCACTGTTAAAAATTACGTCTCGCATATCCTCGACAAGCTTGAACTGAGCAGCCGGGCCGAGCTGATATTATATTTGCAAAATAATTAA
- a CDS encoding ABC transporter permease, with amino-acid sequence MRRLIVRRLLQTLPMLFFVSIVCFILVKVAPGDPVRSFVTPNMHAADIERIRHNLGLDKPAYIQYFIWLKECLTGNFGYSLVNHKPVLGQIVERLPATAGLMASAIALAVILAIPMGLVAGANRNRWVDKLVNMIAYIGISLPLFWLAILLMYFFSIKMHWLPSMGMRTIGTNSALDVIKHGLMPCVVLAIGFLTVYVRYIRSSTISQLKEDYVQIQYAFGSAKRIILFRHVLKHVLLPVITLLGMSMGDLVAGAIVTETVFSWPGIGSLGMTAVRGMDYPVIMGITLFSSVLLILGNLLADILYGIVDPRIKTTR; translated from the coding sequence ATGAGAAGACTGATCGTCAGAAGATTATTGCAAACTTTGCCTATGCTGTTTTTTGTGTCGATCGTCTGCTTCATTTTGGTGAAAGTGGCGCCCGGAGATCCCGTGCGTTCTTTTGTTACACCGAACATGCATGCGGCGGACATTGAGCGCATCAGGCATAACCTCGGTTTGGATAAGCCGGCATACATTCAATATTTTATTTGGCTGAAGGAATGCCTGACCGGCAATTTCGGCTATTCGCTTGTGAATCATAAACCGGTGCTGGGACAAATTGTAGAGCGCTTGCCTGCAACGGCCGGACTCATGGCATCAGCCATCGCTTTGGCCGTCATTCTGGCTATTCCCATGGGCCTGGTTGCGGGAGCAAACCGCAATCGCTGGGTGGATAAGCTCGTCAATATGATCGCGTATATTGGTATTTCGCTGCCTCTCTTTTGGCTGGCCATATTGCTGATGTACTTTTTCTCCATTAAAATGCACTGGCTGCCGAGCATGGGGATGCGCACGATCGGCACAAATTCTGCGCTTGATGTGATCAAGCATGGTCTTATGCCGTGCGTGGTGCTGGCCATAGGCTTCTTGACGGTATACGTGAGGTATATCCGTTCAAGTACGATCAGCCAGCTCAAAGAAGATTACGTACAAATCCAGTATGCCTTTGGCTCGGCCAAGCGTATTATTTTGTTCCGGCATGTCCTTAAGCATGTTCTGCTCCCTGTGATCACCTTGCTGGGTATGTCCATGGGCGACCTGGTCGCCGGGGCAATCGTGACCGAGACGGTATTTTCCTGGCCGGGCATTGGCTCGCTCGGTATGACAGCTGTACGGGGGATGGATTACCCTGTCATTATGGGCATTACATTATTTTCTTCCGTTCTGCTGATCCTGGGGAATTTGCTCGCGGATATCCTGTATGGCATCGTGGATCCGAGAATTAAAACAACGAGGTGA
- a CDS encoding WYL domain-containing protein: MEPMGLFLKGYVWYLYGYCLTRSDIRVFRLTRMTELQSLPQTFLRRPYTLQDVEQQFMGMANFKKIRAVLHFNPEVKTRVRDEYGFDQVHAHPDGTVSVTTHYSSMDKAMQNILSYSSSVTVLEPTEVIEELKRHIAEMAGKYGL, encoded by the coding sequence ATCGAGCCAATGGGTCTCTTTCTTAAAGGCTACGTCTGGTATCTGTACGGGTATTGCCTGACCCGTTCTGACATTCGTGTCTTCCGGCTCACCCGCATGACCGAGCTGCAAAGCCTGCCCCAGACATTCCTGCGCCGCCCTTACACCCTCCAGGATGTGGAGCAGCAGTTTATGGGCATGGCCAATTTTAAGAAGATTAGAGCCGTTCTGCATTTCAATCCGGAAGTGAAGACACGCGTCCGGGATGAATACGGATTCGACCAAGTCCATGCCCATCCGGATGGCACGGTCTCCGTGACCACCCACTATTCCTCCATGGATAAGGCGATGCAAAATATACTGAGTTATAGCAGCAGCGTGACGGTATTGGAACCGACGGAGGTGATCGAGGAGCTTAAGCGGCATATCGCGGAGATGGCAGGGAAGTATGGACTTTAA
- a CDS encoding CPBP family intramembrane glutamic endopeptidase has protein sequence MMMRKEMSPNKAALSYIFTVLVASWLITIILFIKPEVGIKTFSIIMFIPAVAAIIFIKLQGGKLRGRGKRMNAKALGFGILFPLLLVAMCAVISILSGAGSWRPVQPVDLKAVITVVVTIVVNLVVVLGEEYGWRGYLLPELTRIYGKLKATSSVSIVWALYHMPAVYLLAKATDMSHPLLTCAVQAGVVFAVSFAFSYAYNLSGSLIPVLFFHSVWNVVNTTALGDIYTNKQGLLQGNLFIMNGEGVIGLIVSGVLMLWFIWKLHIQGEAKAIEAGTLQRVV, from the coding sequence ATGATGATGAGAAAAGAAATGTCCCCGAACAAAGCTGCCCTATCCTATATTTTTACGGTACTGGTCGCTTCATGGCTGATCACCATCATTCTATTTATCAAGCCGGAGGTCGGCATCAAGACGTTTTCAATCATCATGTTTATTCCTGCGGTGGCAGCGATTATATTTATCAAGCTGCAGGGAGGGAAGCTGAGAGGCCGCGGGAAAAGAATGAATGCCAAAGCACTCGGCTTCGGAATTTTATTCCCGCTTTTACTCGTTGCGATGTGTGCCGTGATCTCCATCCTTTCAGGAGCAGGGTCGTGGCGGCCGGTGCAGCCGGTTGATTTGAAGGCCGTCATCACGGTGGTTGTGACCATCGTTGTCAATCTTGTCGTGGTATTAGGGGAGGAGTACGGCTGGCGCGGTTATCTGCTGCCTGAGCTCACCCGGATTTATGGAAAATTAAAAGCGACATCCAGTGTAAGCATCGTATGGGCTCTGTATCACATGCCTGCTGTCTATCTGTTGGCTAAAGCCACCGATATGAGCCATCCGCTGTTAACCTGCGCCGTGCAGGCCGGAGTGGTTTTTGCCGTCAGCTTTGCCTTCTCATACGCATACAATTTGTCCGGCAGCCTCATTCCTGTACTGTTCTTCCATTCCGTATGGAATGTGGTCAACACGACCGCACTCGGCGATATCTATACCAACAAGCAGGGTCTGCTCCAAGGGAACCTGTTCATCATGAACGGGGAAGGCGTGATAGGGCTTATTGTGAGCGGGGTGCTGATGTTATGGTTTATCTGGAAGCTGCATATACAAGGAGAAGCGAAGGCCATAGAAGCAGGGACATTGCAACGCGTCGTTTAA
- a CDS encoding iron ABC transporter permease: MIHPSLIKKHRLIMLILFVLIVLTIIVSMGLGYSTLSFDRLLPTLFGQGTFKENFVLFSVRLPRIVITLLAGMALTLSGSILQGITRNDLADPGIVGINSGAGVAVALFFLFAPIHAGSFIYLLPVMAFIGAVLTACLIYFFSYNRKTGLQPVKMVLMGVGFSMALSGVMVVLISSAPREKVDFISKWLAGSIWGADWPFIWALLPWLVILIPFTLYKANRLNLLSLNEPVAIGVGISLNKERIVLLLTAVALAASAVSVTGGIAFVGLMAPHIAKALVGPRNQMFIPVAILTGGWLLVLADTIGRQVADPDGLPAGIVVALIGAPYFIYLLLKK, encoded by the coding sequence ATGATTCATCCATCTCTCATCAAGAAACACCGCCTTATTATGCTGATCCTGTTCGTACTTATCGTATTGACTATTATCGTCAGCATGGGACTCGGATACTCTACCTTATCTTTTGACCGGCTCCTGCCGACGCTGTTCGGACAAGGAACGTTCAAAGAGAACTTCGTGCTGTTTTCCGTGCGTTTGCCGCGGATTGTTATTACACTGCTGGCGGGCATGGCACTGACGCTGTCCGGATCGATTTTACAGGGGATCACCCGCAATGATCTGGCAGACCCCGGTATTGTCGGCATCAACTCCGGGGCTGGCGTAGCGGTGGCACTGTTTTTCCTGTTCGCGCCAATTCATGCCGGTTCGTTTATTTATTTGCTGCCAGTGATGGCCTTTATCGGAGCCGTGCTTACCGCTTGCCTCATCTATTTCTTTTCATATAACCGGAAGACGGGCCTGCAGCCGGTAAAGATGGTATTGATGGGGGTAGGGTTCTCCATGGCACTCTCCGGCGTGATGGTCGTGCTCATTTCTTCGGCTCCGAGGGAAAAGGTCGATTTTATCTCCAAGTGGCTTGCGGGCAGCATCTGGGGCGCCGATTGGCCCTTTATCTGGGCGCTTCTGCCTTGGCTGGTCATCCTGATACCCTTTACGCTGTATAAGGCCAATCGATTAAACCTGCTGTCTCTGAACGAGCCTGTAGCCATTGGTGTTGGCATCTCGCTGAACAAGGAGCGGATCGTGCTGCTGTTAACCGCCGTTGCGCTCGCCGCTTCTGCTGTATCCGTTACGGGTGGCATCGCATTTGTCGGGCTGATGGCTCCGCATATCGCCAAGGCGCTCGTCGGACCCCGGAATCAAATGTTTATCCCTGTAGCGATTCTGACCGGGGGCTGGCTGCTGGTGCTTGCTGATACCATTGGCCGCCAGGTAGCTGATCCGGATGGACTTCCGGCGGGTATCGTGGTTGCCCTTATCGGCGCACCTTATTTTATCTATTTATTGCTAAAAAAATAA
- a CDS encoding epoxide hydrolase family protein, with the protein MTISNQSHKAAENEIRPFQIDIPQAELDDLKHRLSSTRWMDALPGAGWKYGVSLDYVKELAAYWQQGYDWRKHEARLNEYPQFTTTIDGANIHFLHIKSPEPDAFPLILTHSWPGSIVEFLELIGPLTNPQAFGGNPADAFHLVIPSIPGFGFSGSSLDAGWNISRIGRAWDTLMKRLGYEEYGSHGSDCGSLVSREMGLQQPKGLRGIHVLQLFSFPSGDPAEMVDLTEEDQKRLQFLGQFFENAGFNAIQQARPQTLAYGLADSPVGQLAWIADLFNGFGDHVDFIDRDAFLTNVMLYWLTNTAESSTRIYYENIRNPDAAQGVNTAPTGVAVFGNDFKSIRRFAERDNSHIVHWSEFERGTHFAAMDEPEALSSDIQTFFRPLRAK; encoded by the coding sequence ATGACCATTTCAAACCAAAGCCATAAAGCCGCAGAAAACGAAATCCGCCCGTTCCAGATCGACATTCCGCAAGCCGAGCTGGATGATTTAAAGCACCGTCTCTCCAGCACCCGCTGGATGGATGCTCTACCGGGTGCAGGCTGGAAATATGGCGTATCCCTTGATTATGTGAAAGAGCTGGCCGCCTATTGGCAGCAAGGCTATGACTGGCGCAAGCATGAGGCGCGCCTGAATGAATACCCGCAATTCACAACGACAATTGATGGAGCGAATATTCACTTTTTGCATATTAAGTCCCCTGAACCGGATGCCTTCCCGCTGATCCTTACACATTCTTGGCCAGGCTCGATTGTCGAGTTTCTGGAGTTGATCGGTCCACTGACCAATCCGCAGGCCTTCGGCGGGAATCCGGCTGATGCCTTTCATCTGGTCATACCTTCCATTCCCGGCTTCGGCTTCTCCGGTTCATCTCTGGATGCCGGCTGGAATATCTCCCGTATTGGCAGAGCCTGGGATACGCTCATGAAACGTCTCGGGTACGAAGAATATGGCTCCCATGGCAGTGATTGCGGCTCGCTGGTCTCCCGAGAGATGGGCTTGCAGCAGCCGAAAGGACTTCGCGGCATCCATGTGCTGCAGCTGTTCTCCTTCCCTTCCGGTGATCCGGCGGAAATGGTTGATCTGACCGAGGAGGATCAGAAGCGCCTTCAATTCTTGGGGCAGTTTTTCGAGAATGCAGGCTTTAACGCCATACAGCAGGCACGCCCGCAGACCCTTGCTTATGGCCTTGCAGATTCCCCTGTTGGCCAGCTTGCCTGGATTGCGGATCTGTTCAACGGCTTCGGAGACCATGTGGATTTTATCGACCGGGACGCATTTTTGACCAATGTTATGCTGTATTGGCTGACGAATACCGCAGAATCCTCGACACGTATTTATTATGAAAACATTCGAAATCCCGATGCAGCCCAAGGCGTGAATACAGCTCCAACCGGCGTTGCCGTGTTCGGCAATGATTTCAAGTCCATCCGGCGCTTCGCCGAACGCGATAACAGTCATATTGTTCACTGGTCGGAATTCGAGCGCGGTACCCATTTCGCCGCCATGGATGAGCCTGAGGCGCTTTCCTCCGATATACAGACGTTCTTCCGTCCGTTAAGAGCAAAGTAG